A segment of the Actinomycetota bacterium genome:
AAAATTTGAGCTTTTATAGTAACTTCTTTTTTAAGATTCTCTACAATCTTTTCTACTTCATCTGGAGTTGAAGCTAAATAACCCTCAGGTATGGGGATACCCTCTTTTTTAAATATAATTTTGCTTTCATACTCATATAATTTCATTAATGACTCAATCCTTAATAATAAAACTTCTTAAGGTAATATGATTGGTATTACTCTTCTCCTATTTTAGGTCAAATTGAGATATATATTTATAAAACAAGTAGAATAATTTTACACGAAAAATAAATAAATGTAGAATAATAACTAATTCACTACTATTTAGGGTTTTAAATATTACAATAGGAGGTTATTTTATAAATGGTTGTAAGGAAAAGAAAATTAAAAATAGTACTTGGTGTAATTGGCTCTGATGTTCATGCAGTTGGAAATAAAATACTCGAAAATGTATTGACTGAAGAAGGATTTAAAGTAATAAATATTGGAGTTCTCTCCTCTCAAGAGGATTTTATAAATGCTGCAATTGAAACTGCAGCAGATTTGATTGTTGTTTCATCATTATATGGTCATGGTGAAATAGATTGCAGAGGAATGAGGGAAAAATGTATTGAAGCTGGAATTGGTGATATCCCATTATATGTTGGTGGAAATTTAGTTGTAGGAAAGCAGGATTTTGTTGAAGTTAAAAAGATTTTTGAAGAGATGGGATTTAACAGGGCTTATCCTCCTGGAACATCTCCTCAGCAATTAATTGATGACATAAAAAAAGATTTTAAAAATAAGTAGGAGATTTTTTATTTTGAGAACAGCTCTTTTAATCGATTTTGGAAGTACATTTACCAAATTGGTAGCAATAGATTTAGAAAAAGAAATATTCTTAGGGAGTTCATATTATCCAACAACAGTAGAAACTGATGTGATGATTGGATTTCAAGATGCATTAGATGTATTGAATAAAAAGATATCTAAAAAAGATGAAGATTATGATTTAAAATTAGCTTGTAGTAGTGCTGCTGGAGGTTTAAAAATTGTAGCGGTAGGCTTAGTTCCCCTCTTAACTTCACAAGCAGCTAAAATCGCAGCTTTAGGAGCTGGTGGAAAAGTTTTAAAAATTTACAGCTATAAATTAACTGCAGACGAAAGAGATGAAATTGAAATTTTAAAACCGGACTTAATACTGCTTTCAGGTGGAACTGATGGAGGAAATGAGAAGGTAATAATTCATAATGCAAAGGTTTTAAGCCAACTAAAGATAGATGTTCCAATTGTTTATGCTGGGAATAAATGTTCAGCAACTATAGCAAAGAGAATTTTAAAAGAAAATAAAAAGTTTGTATCGATAATAGAAAATATCTTACCTGAGTTAAATTATTTAAATATAGAACCAGCTAAAGCATTAATAAGAAAACTCTTTCTATCAAATATAATCAAAGCAAAAGGTCTTTCAAAAAGGATGGATTTCTTATCGAGTGTCTTAATGCCTACCCCATCAGCTGTTTTAAAAGCTGGAGAATTATTAGCAAAAGGTACAGATAATGAGGAAGGTATTGGGGATTTAATGTTAATTGATGTTGGTGGAGCTACTACTGATGTTTGCTCATATTCATTAGGACTACCAGGTACAGGTAGTTTTGTTGTAAAGGGTCTTCCTCAACCTTATACAAAAAGAACAGTTGAGGGTGATTTAGGAATTCGCTTTAGTGCTATGAATCTTTTAAATACAGCCAAAAAGGAAAATTTTATGAAGAAATGGAAAATAAAATTAAAGAACTTGGATAAGGAAGTTGAAAAGCTATCAAGAAATATTAATTTTATTGCTAAAGACGAGAAAGATATTGAGGTAGATAAGTTACTATCTGCAATATCTACTAAAATTGCAATAAATAGGCATGTAGGAAAGTTTCAAACAAAATATACACCAATAGGTCCAGTAAATATTTTATATGGAAAAGATTTAAGAGATATCCCTACTGTATTAGGAACTGGTGGGGGTGTGATAAAAGATAAGAATCCAAAGTCTATTTTGGAAAAATCTATATTTGATGAAGATGAGCCATACATATTGAAGCCAAAATCTCCAAAATTTTTATTAGATAAATATTATATAATGTTTGCTGTTGGACTTTTAGCTCAAAAAATGCCAGACTTAGCTTTAAGGTTATTAAAAAAGAATCTCATTTATATATAAAAATAAAGAATTTAGAATATATTGGGTGATGAGGATTGGAGATAAAAAATATCAGGTGGGAAGAAGAAGAATTTCTTAAAAAGAGAAAAGAAGTACTAAAGAGCTGGCCAACAGGTTCTCAAGTAGATTTAAAGGAATCGATAAATTATCATAGAGCCATTCCAAAAAACAAAGTTTCAAAATGGGTTCTTGAAAAAGCAAAAAATGAGGGAAGAACCTTAACTCAACCAAGGGCAGGAGTTGCTTTAATAGATGACCATATTGAACTTCTTCGATTTTTAGAAAAGGAGGGGATGGCTGACCTCCTACCAACTACTATTGACAGCTATACCAGGTTAAATAAATATGAGGAAGCCCAGAAAGGAATAGAGGAGAGTATCAGGTTGGGCAGGTCGATGTTAAATGGTTTTCCTGCTGTAAATCATGGAGTTAAAGGTTGTAGGAAAGTTTGTGAGTCTGTTAATGTACCAGTTGAAGTTCGTCACGGAACTCCTGATTCAAGATTATTAGCAGAGATAACCTTGGCAGGAGGTTTTACAGATTTTGAAGGTGGAGCCATAACTTATAATATTCCTTATTCAAAAAATGTTCCAATTGAGACAAGTATTAGAAATTGGCAATATGTTGATAGATTAATAGGATATTATCAAGATAATGGTGTATCTATAAATAGGGAATCTTTTGGACCCTTAACAGGAACTTTAGTTCCTCCATGTATCTCCCATGCAGTTTCTATTGCAGAAGCATTACTTGCTGCAGCTCAAGGTGTAAAAAGTATAAGTGTTGGATATGGACAGTGTGGAAATTTGATTCAGGATATAGCTTCTATAAAATCATTGTCAATTATAACAGAGCAGTATCTAAAAGAATTTGGATTTACTGATATTTTAGTAACTACAGTATTTCATCAATGGATGGGAGGGTTCCCTCAAGATGAAGCTGAAGCATTTGCTGTAATTTCATGGGGAGCAGCAGCTGCTGGTCTTGGAGGTGCAACAAAAGTTATTGTAAAAACCCCACATGAGGCATATGGTATTCCTACTAAAGAAGCAAATGCTCTTGGGCTTAGAGCAACGAAACAGATTTTAAACATGGTTAAAGATCAGAAGCTATTAGATATGGAATCGATTGAAAAAGAGATTGATATTATAGAAGAAGAGACAAGATCTATCTTAAAGGTAGTATTGAATTTAGGAAATGGTGATATTGCAATTGGTCTGGTAAGAGGATTTGAAGCGGGAGTAATTGATATTCCATTCGCTCCGAGTCGTTTTACCAAAGGAAAAATAATTCCAATAAGAGATAATAATGGTTCCATCAGATTACTGAATGTTGGAAATCTACCTTTCTCAAAAAAAATAAGAAATTTTCACAAAAAAAAGTTAGAGGAAAGGGGAAAAGCTGAAAATAGGAAACCATCATTTAAAATGGTAGTGGATGATATATATGCTATAAGCAGAGGTTATTTAGTTGGAAGACCAGAAAAATAAATTTTTATTAACTTTAAAAAATTTTATAACTTCATTAGAAGGGGAGGTTAATAAATAATGAAAATAAAAAAAGTAGTTGCTTCAAAGGGATTTGCAGGTTTCTATTATGATGATCAAGCAGCTATAAAATCTCATGCAAAACATGATGGGTTCGCCTATTCAGGAGAACCTATTACTCCAGGCTTTAGTACAATAAGGATTGCTGGTGAAAGCATTTCAGTCATGTTAGTTTTGGATGAAGGTAGAATTGCATACGGTGATTGTGTAGCTGTTCAGTACTCTGGAGCAGCTGGTAGAGATGCACTTTTTTTAGCTGATGATTATCTTCCTATTATAAATGAGAAAATTGCACCATTAATGGTTGAACGTGAGATAGAAAATTTCAAGAATATGGCTGAAGAGTTAGATAATTTAAAAGTTGATGGAGAACGATTACATACTGCACTTCGATATGGAATAACCCAGGCTATTTTAAATGCTGTTTCAAGAAAAAAGCATATTACTATGGCTGAGGTAATATGCCAAGAATATGGTATAGAAATTCAAGGGAAACCAGTTCCAATATTTGCTCAGAGTGGGGATGATAGGTATAACAATGCAGATAAAATGATAATAAAGGGAATTCAAGTTCTTCCTCATGGACTGATAAACAATGTTGAAGAGAAGTTAGGCAGGAGAGGGGAGAAATTAATGGATTATCTATCATGGCTTAGAACAAGAGTGGTTCAATTAGGTAAACCTGATTATAATCCTATATTTCATCTTGATGTTTATGGAACATTTGGACAGGCATTTAATAATGATATGGAAACAATTGCAAAATATATCATGAACTTAGAACGGATCTCTCAACCATATCATCTCAGGATTGAGGGACCTGTTGATGCAGGAAGTAAAGAAGGCCAGATAAAATCTATGCGAGAGTTAAGAACAGAATTAAAGAAAATAGGAAGTAAGACTGAAATAATAGCTGACGAGTGGTGTAATACATTTGAGGACATTAAAGACTTTGTACATGGAGAGGCTGCTGATATGATTCAGATTAAGGCTCCAGATTTGGGAGGAATAAATAATACTATAGAAGCTATTTTATTTTGTAAGAAACATGGTGTAGGAGCATATCTTGGTGGAAGTTGTAATGAAACGGATCGTAGTGCTCGAATATGTGCTCATATAGCTTTAGCAACAGGACCATGTCAGATTCTTGCAAAACCTGGGATGGGAGTAGATGAGGCTGTGATGTTAATAAACAATGAAATGAATAGAACCCTTACACTTATAAAAAATAGATAAGATTGAAATATTATTAATAAATGAATATTAAAATTTTTTAGATTATAATTTATAAATTATAAATATCACTGATTTTTTAAAAAATTAAGAAATATTTTGAAATTAGATTTTTTGTATTTATGAGAGTTTAAATTCTTAATGAAAAAAAATAAAAAGAAGAATGAAGGAGGAGAAAATTGGATTTTCCAGAGGAACTTTATTATTCAAAGGATCATGAATGGGCAAGGGTAGAAGGAAATATAGTAATTGTGGGAATAACCGATTATGCTCAGGATGCATTGGGAGATATAGTATTTTTAGAACTTCCACCAGTTGGTACAGATGTTGAAGCTAATGTACCATTTGCTACAATTGAATCAGTAAAATCAGTTTCAGATGTATACTCACCAGTAACTGGTAAAATAGTGGAAGTAAACGATGCTGTTATAGATGCACCTGAAATAATAAATCAGGATCCATATGGTGAAGGTTGGATGGTTAAAATCGAGATGAATAACCCAGACGAGATAAAAGATTTGATATCTGCTGAAGAATATCAGAAATCTACAGCAGAGTAAAAGAATAAATTTAAAACAAATATTTGGTATTTAATCTAAATCTTCAATATAAATCTTTGTATCTGTATTAATTATTAATAATATTTTTACTGGATATATTATGGATTATACTCCACATTCTAATAAAGAAATCAAGGAAATGCTCTCTTTTTTGGGGATAAAATTTTTGAAGGATTTGTATAACAATATTCCAGACGAAATTAAACAAAAAAAAGAGCTAAAATTACCTGAACCACTAAGTGAAATTGAGCTTTTAGGAAGGTTAAAATTTATAAGTAAAAAAAATATAAGTACAGATAATAAAATTTCATTTCTTGGAGCAGGTAACTATGATCACTTTATACCTTCTGTTGTAAATTACATAATCTCCAAACCAGAGTTTTATACTGCTTATACTCCATATCAGTCAGAATTAAGTCAGGGAATTTTACAATCCATGTTTGAGTATCAGACAATGATGTGTGAATTAACTGGCATGGATATCTCTAACATCTCACTTTATGATGGTGCAACTTCTGTTGCAGAAGCTGCAAATATGGCTATATCTATAAATAAGAAGAAAAAAATCTTAATATCAGAAACTATGCATCCAGAATATCGTCAAGTACTAAAAACCTATATGAAGCCAAGAAAAATAGAGGTTTTTGAAATTCCTATGAAAGATGGTATTACTGATAAGGGGCAAATAAAAGAAAATTTAATAGATGAGTATTCATGTTTAATAATTCCTCAACCAAATTTTCTTGGGAATTTAGAACCCATAGATGAGATATTTCCAATTTTATCGGGTAGTAATACTTTGGCTATCGCTTGTGTTAATCCATTATCTTTAGCATTACTTAAACCCCCAGCTGATTTTGGAGCTGATATTGTTGTTGGAGATGGTCAAATCTTAGGTAATCCACAATCATTTGGAGGACCATCGTTTGGATTTTTAACTTGTAAAAAGAAATATTTAAGAAAAACACCTGGTAGAATTGTAGGTCAAACAGTGGATAGTGCTGGAAATATTGGCTATGTTCTCACCCTTCAAACAAGAGAACAACATATCAGAAGAGAAAAGGCTACTTCAAATATATGTTCAAACCAATCTCTAAATGTATTAGCAGCTTGTGTTTATCTTTCATATGTTGGAAGAGATGGTTTATATGAAATTGCAGAACTTTGCTATAAAAATGCTCATTATCTTTTTCAAAAATTAGTAGCTATTAAAGGAATAGACCAAACGTTTAATTCTAAATTTTTCAATGAATTTGTTGTTTACATTGATTTGGATTCAACTGAATTGAAAAAAATATTATCAAAAAAAGGAATTTTAGGACCAATATGTTTAGAAGAATGGTACCCATCTCTCAAAAAAAGATACCTTTTTGCTGTTACAGAAAAAAGAACAAAAGATGAGATGGATTTATTAATAGATACATTAAACAAAGCATTAAAGGTAAAATAAATTAAATGTAGGGCAAGGCTTTAGCCTTGCTTAATAATGCAACCCTAAAGGGTTGCCCTACATATAAAAATATATTAAATTTTAAAGGTTTTTAGATATGAATGATAGGTTAATATTTCAAATACCCTATTTAGAAAAAGGTAAACAAATTTTACCAACTGTACCAAATGAAATTTCTTCTATAGAGATTGATATTCCAGATAATTTAAAACGCAAAAAAGCTCCTGAATTACCTCAAATAAGTGAACCACAGTTGATTCGACATTATAATAAGCTTTCAAAGAAGAATTTTGGAGTTGATAATGGGTTTTATCCTTTGGGATCATGTACCATGAAATATAACCCGAAAATCAATGAAGAGATATCCAGGCTAGAGAATTTTGTCAATATTCACCCATATCAAGGTGAAGAAGATATACAAGGTGCTCTCCAGCTCATGTATGAGTTAGATGTTCTTTTATGTGAAATAACAGGTATGGATAAATTCACATTGCAGCCATCAGCTGGAGCTCATGGAGAATTAACAGGTTTATTTATTATAGATGCTTATCATAGAGAAAAAGGTAATAAAAGAAAAAATATTATAATCCCAGATTCAGCTCATGGTACTAATCCAGCAAGTGTTACTATGGCAGGTTATAATGCTGTTGCAGTTGATTCAGATGAAAATGGTAAAGTGGATCTAAAAAAATTAAATGAACTTTTAGATAAAGAAACTGCTGGATTGATGTTAACAAATCCAAACACATTAGGATTTTTCGATGAAAATATTTTGAAAATCTCAAAGATGGTTCATGATATAGGTGGTTTAGTATATTATGATGGAGCAAATCTAAACGCTATAATGACAGTATCCAAGCCACGGGATATGGGTTTTGATATTGTTCATCTCAATCTTCACAAAACATTCTCTACACCACATGGTGGTGGAGGACCAGGCTCAGGTCCTATTGGAATAACTAAAGAACTTTCTAAATTTCTTCCTATCCCTACTGTAGAGTTAAATAATAAAGGAAGATATTATCTTGACTATGATAGAAAAGATTCAATTGGCAAAGTAAAAGCTTTTTATGGGAATTTTAATGTATTAATTAAAGCTTATGCATATATTCTCTCTTTAGGGGCAAAAGGGTTAAAAAGGGCGAGTCAATTAGCAGTTTTAAATGCAAATTATTTAAAGAAACATTTAAGTAAATATTATCATCTTCCATATCCAGAAATTTGTATGCATGAATTTGTCATCTCAGCAATTTGGCAGAAAGAAAGGGGAATAAGAGCTTTAGATATTGCTAAAAGATTAATGGATTTTGATTTTCATCCACCAACAATTTATTTTCCTCTGATTGTAAATGAAGCAATTATGATAGAGCCAACAGAAACAGAAAATAAAGAGACTCTGGATATGTTTATTAAAGCGATGATACAAATAGCAAAGGAATCAGACGAAAATCCAGAAATTTTAAAATCTGCCCCACACAAGACTCCTGTAAAGAGATTAGATGAAGTTAAAGCAGTAAAAGACCTTATATTAAAATATGATTTTAACTAAGCTGAGATATATTTAGCCTTTTCTGTGACTGGTTTTTTCTTTATTACCTTTTCTTTTTCTATTGCTATATCAAAGACCTCATCTACATTATTAACAAATTTTATATCTAAAGCTTTCTTAACAGATTTTGGTATATCTTTCAGGTCTTTTTTATTTTTTTCTGGTAAAATTACTATCTTTAATCCTGCCCTTTGAGCTGCTAATATTTTAGATTTTAATCCTCCGATTGGAAGAACTCTCCCTCGCAAAGTTATCTCACCTGTCATTCCAACATCGTGTTTTACAGATCTATTTTGAAAAATTGATGCCATAGCTGTAGCCATTGTTATGCCAGCAGAGGGACCATCTTTAGGAATTGCTCCAGCTGGTATATGTAGGTGAAGGTCAAAATCTTTGAATTTTTTATTGTCAATTTTTAATTTTTCAGCTCTACTTCGAATATAACTTAATGAGGCTTTTGCAGATTCCTGCATAACATCTCCAAGTTGTCCAGTTAATGTTATTTTCCCATCTCCTGGAAATAGAGTTGCTTCAACTAATATTATATCTCCACCATAAGGTGTCCAGGCTAATCCAGTTGCTATTCCAATCATATTTTTTTTCTCTATTTCACTTGGATAGATTTTAGGAACTCCGAGATATTTCTCTAAATTTCTTGAAATGACTCTCTTGGGCGGTTCTTCGTTAGAAACAATTTCTCTTGCAATCTTTCTACAAATTGTGACTATACTTCTTTCAAGATTTCTAACGCCCGCTTCAGCAGTATATTCCTCAATAATTCCATAAAGTGCATTATCTGAAAATTTAACCTTATATTTTTCTATTCCTTGCTCTTTTAACTGTTTAGGTACTAAAAATTTTTGGGCAATATGAAGTTTCTCTTCTCTACTATATCCTGGAAGATTTAGTGTCTCCATTCTATCTATTAAAGCTGGTGGGATAGTATCTAAAATATTTCCCGTTGTAATAAACAAAACATTAGATAGATCATAAGGAACTTCTAAGTAATGATCTCTAAATTGATTATTTTGTTCAGGGTCTAAAACTTCAAGTAGTGCTGATGATGGATCTCCTCTAAAATCTGCTCCTATTTTATCTATTTCATCAAGCATAAAAACTGGATTTACTGTTCCCACTTGAGCCATTCCTGAAATT
Coding sequences within it:
- a CDS encoding methylaspartate mutase subunit S, with translation MVVRKRKLKIVLGVIGSDVHAVGNKILENVLTEEGFKVINIGVLSSQEDFINAAIETAADLIVVSSLYGHGEIDCRGMREKCIEAGIGDIPLYVGGNLVVGKQDFVEVKKIFEEMGFNRAYPPGTSPQQLIDDIKKDFKNK
- a CDS encoding glutamate mutase L → MRTALLIDFGSTFTKLVAIDLEKEIFLGSSYYPTTVETDVMIGFQDALDVLNKKISKKDEDYDLKLACSSAAGGLKIVAVGLVPLLTSQAAKIAALGAGGKVLKIYSYKLTADERDEIEILKPDLILLSGGTDGGNEKVIIHNAKVLSQLKIDVPIVYAGNKCSATIAKRILKENKKFVSIIENILPELNYLNIEPAKALIRKLFLSNIIKAKGLSKRMDFLSSVLMPTPSAVLKAGELLAKGTDNEEGIGDLMLIDVGGATTDVCSYSLGLPGTGSFVVKGLPQPYTKRTVEGDLGIRFSAMNLLNTAKKENFMKKWKIKLKNLDKEVEKLSRNINFIAKDEKDIEVDKLLSAISTKIAINRHVGKFQTKYTPIGPVNILYGKDLRDIPTVLGTGGGVIKDKNPKSILEKSIFDEDEPYILKPKSPKFLLDKYYIMFAVGLLAQKMPDLALRLLKKNLIYI
- a CDS encoding methylaspartate mutase subunit E, yielding MEIKNIRWEEEEFLKKRKEVLKSWPTGSQVDLKESINYHRAIPKNKVSKWVLEKAKNEGRTLTQPRAGVALIDDHIELLRFLEKEGMADLLPTTIDSYTRLNKYEEAQKGIEESIRLGRSMLNGFPAVNHGVKGCRKVCESVNVPVEVRHGTPDSRLLAEITLAGGFTDFEGGAITYNIPYSKNVPIETSIRNWQYVDRLIGYYQDNGVSINRESFGPLTGTLVPPCISHAVSIAEALLAAAQGVKSISVGYGQCGNLIQDIASIKSLSIITEQYLKEFGFTDILVTTVFHQWMGGFPQDEAEAFAVISWGAAAAGLGGATKVIVKTPHEAYGIPTKEANALGLRATKQILNMVKDQKLLDMESIEKEIDIIEEETRSILKVVLNLGNGDIAIGLVRGFEAGVIDIPFAPSRFTKGKIIPIRDNNGSIRLLNVGNLPFSKKIRNFHKKKLEERGKAENRKPSFKMVVDDIYAISRGYLVGRPEK
- a CDS encoding methylaspartate ammonia-lyase, which codes for MKIKKVVASKGFAGFYYDDQAAIKSHAKHDGFAYSGEPITPGFSTIRIAGESISVMLVLDEGRIAYGDCVAVQYSGAAGRDALFLADDYLPIINEKIAPLMVEREIENFKNMAEELDNLKVDGERLHTALRYGITQAILNAVSRKKHITMAEVICQEYGIEIQGKPVPIFAQSGDDRYNNADKMIIKGIQVLPHGLINNVEEKLGRRGEKLMDYLSWLRTRVVQLGKPDYNPIFHLDVYGTFGQAFNNDMETIAKYIMNLERISQPYHLRIEGPVDAGSKEGQIKSMRELRTELKKIGSKTEIIADEWCNTFEDIKDFVHGEAADMIQIKAPDLGGINNTIEAILFCKKHGVGAYLGGSCNETDRSARICAHIALATGPCQILAKPGMGVDEAVMLINNEMNRTLTLIKNR
- the gcvH gene encoding glycine cleavage system protein GcvH; its protein translation is MDFPEELYYSKDHEWARVEGNIVIVGITDYAQDALGDIVFLELPPVGTDVEANVPFATIESVKSVSDVYSPVTGKIVEVNDAVIDAPEIINQDPYGEGWMVKIEMNNPDEIKDLISAEEYQKSTAE
- the gcvPA gene encoding aminomethyl-transferring glycine dehydrogenase subunit GcvPA; translation: MDYTPHSNKEIKEMLSFLGIKFLKDLYNNIPDEIKQKKELKLPEPLSEIELLGRLKFISKKNISTDNKISFLGAGNYDHFIPSVVNYIISKPEFYTAYTPYQSELSQGILQSMFEYQTMMCELTGMDISNISLYDGATSVAEAANMAISINKKKKILISETMHPEYRQVLKTYMKPRKIEVFEIPMKDGITDKGQIKENLIDEYSCLIIPQPNFLGNLEPIDEIFPILSGSNTLAIACVNPLSLALLKPPADFGADIVVGDGQILGNPQSFGGPSFGFLTCKKKYLRKTPGRIVGQTVDSAGNIGYVLTLQTREQHIRREKATSNICSNQSLNVLAACVYLSYVGRDGLYEIAELCYKNAHYLFQKLVAIKGIDQTFNSKFFNEFVVYIDLDSTELKKILSKKGILGPICLEEWYPSLKKRYLFAVTEKRTKDEMDLLIDTLNKALKVK
- the gcvPB gene encoding aminomethyl-transferring glycine dehydrogenase subunit GcvPB, with the translated sequence MNDRLIFQIPYLEKGKQILPTVPNEISSIEIDIPDNLKRKKAPELPQISEPQLIRHYNKLSKKNFGVDNGFYPLGSCTMKYNPKINEEISRLENFVNIHPYQGEEDIQGALQLMYELDVLLCEITGMDKFTLQPSAGAHGELTGLFIIDAYHREKGNKRKNIIIPDSAHGTNPASVTMAGYNAVAVDSDENGKVDLKKLNELLDKETAGLMLTNPNTLGFFDENILKISKMVHDIGGLVYYDGANLNAIMTVSKPRDMGFDIVHLNLHKTFSTPHGGGGPGSGPIGITKELSKFLPIPTVELNNKGRYYLDYDRKDSIGKVKAFYGNFNVLIKAYAYILSLGAKGLKRASQLAVLNANYLKKHLSKYYHLPYPEICMHEFVISAIWQKERGIRALDIAKRLMDFDFHPPTIYFPLIVNEAIMIEPTETENKETLDMFIKAMIQIAKESDENPEILKSAPHKTPVKRLDEVKAVKDLILKYDFN